In Oncorhynchus gorbuscha isolate QuinsamMale2020 ecotype Even-year linkage group LG02, OgorEven_v1.0, whole genome shotgun sequence, a single genomic region encodes these proteins:
- the LOC123994801 gene encoding calpain small subunit 1-like produces the protein MFLAKRLIGGILDVVSNIDPAAFVPSDPPAPRRPLAYAEQSESDEERQFRKVFQQLAGDDMEVSPIELMNILNRIISKHGDLKTDGFSIESCRSMVAVMDSDSTGKLGFHEFKHLWNNIKKWQGVYKTYDTDGSGVIGADELPSAFRVAGFPLNDQLFQMIIRRYSEENGDLDFDNYIGCLVRLDAMCRAFNTLDKDNNGTIKVNVQEWLQLTMYS, from the exons ATGTTTCTGGCCAAAAGACTCATTGGTGGCATTCTTGATGTTGTAAG CAATATTGATCCAGCTGCTTTTGTGCCCTCTGACCCA CCTGCACCACGAAGGCCACTTGCGTATGCAGAGCAGAGTGAGAGTGACGAGGAAAGACAGTTTCGCAAAGTCTTCCAGCAGTTGGCTGGAGAT GACATGGAGGTGAGTCCCATCGAACTGATGAACATCCTGAATAGAATTATTTCCAAAC ATGGTGACTTGAAGACAGACGGGTTTAGCATAGAGTCCTGCAGGAGCATGGTGGCAGTCATGGAT AGTGACAGCACTGGAAAGCTTGGATTTCATGAGTTCAAACACCTTTGGAACAATATCAAGAAATGGCAG gGTGTGTATAAGACTTATGACACTGATGGCTCTGGGGTTATTGgtgcagatgagcttcccagcGCTTTCAGGGTTGCAG GCTTCCCCCTCAACGACCAGTTGTTCCAGATGATCATCCGCAGATACAGCGAAGAGAATGGGGACCTGGACTTTGACAACTACATTGGCTGTCTTGTGAGACTGGATGCTATGTGTC GTGCCTTCAACACCTTAGACAAGGATAACAATGGAACCATCAAGGTCAACGTTCAAGAG TGGCTCCAGTTGACCATGTATTCCTGA